ATGGCCTTTATGCTTGAGGTTATCTATAGAATTTAGAAGATCGGCCACTTGTTGCTCACTCATTACCTCAGGCAAGGTCTTTTCGGTACGTGGTCTGTCTAAATGATAAAAAGTTCGTTTGCCTCCCAATACTTTTTCATAGTAAAACTTTATGGCGTTAATGGTAGTGTTTTGCATAGATATCGATATTTTTCGGTCATTTACAAGATATCTTAGATATTCAGTTATTTGTTCCTGAGTTATGCTTTCGAGGCAAAGTTCAGAATAAAAGTTTACAAATTCTTCAAAGGCCAATCGGTATGTTTTGTAAGTGCTTTCAGAGTACCTCAGTTCCATTAATTTTTGAAGGTACTCTTCCGGGCATGGTTTTGTTTTTGGTATAATGCTCTTTGTGGGTTGTAGTTTATCAGTCGGTTCTATTTTGTAATTAAACTTTTGATTTTGGAATTCTGCTAAGTATTTCAGGTCAGTAATATATTTTTCATGGCAAGGAATACTCCAGATTTGTTTTTTGGGTTGTATTTTAGATAAGGAAATTGCTTGAGCTTTTGAATAACTTCTTTGTGGTAATCTACAGATATTTCTAAACGATTGTTGGCTGTTCTGACAACTAAAAGTTCATTTTTTGCCCGATCATAGTGTTTTTGGTTTATGGTTATAGATTCGGTATGAATTTCTTCGATGCTTCCTACTCTTTCACCAAAATAATTCTTGAGATTTTCAAGGTTTTGGCCAAAATTGGGTACCAGTCAGCATTTCTGGTTTTTGTTCCATCTGCTGTATTGAATCGCTCGTATAAACGCAATATCGTTTTCGTTTTTTGGTAAAATAATATGGATGATTTTGGGTAATACCACCAATTTTATTGCTTGTGAATTTACAACTGTGGTATTTAATTGGTTTTCCTGATTTGGTTTTTTGAATTTTGGTCTCTGCATGTTTTTTGTCATACACGGCATCAGGAAAATCTCAGAATCTTATCCAATACTGCTTTTTTGTAGGGAGCATGCCAGGCTTTGTGGGTTTTCTCCATTTTACATCTATATGCTGTCGGAGTGGCGGGTATAGATGGTCAAAAAGCAAACTCTAATTTTATTCGCGATTCGTTTCCGGTGTAGTATTCTGATAGTTTCATGTTTTATTGGTTAGGCTTTATCCAGCATCACTACATTTTCACCAATTATCTCTGTCACATAGCGTTTTTCGCCTTGTTTGTCTTCATAGTTTCGGGTTTTTATTTTCCCTTCGAGGTAAATCATGCGCCTTTGTGCAGATATTTTCGACCAGCTCGGCAGTCCACGCCATAGCACTATGTTGTGCCACTCGGTTTGGGTATGGCTATGGCCGGTGGGGTCTTTGTAGGTTTCGTTTGTGGCAAGGCTAAATTTGGCCACCTTTACGTTGTTATCCAGGTTTTGATTTCCGGCTCATCGCCCAGATTACCAACCAATATTACTTTGTTTACACCTTCATGTAGTATTGTGTTTTTTAAATGGAATAGTGAAATTAACACATCTTCCTTTAATATTAAAACTTTAGGAACAATTTTAATAAAAATCATCCTCAATTGAATCAGGAGTGCATATTACGATTTCCAGTTAGTAGAATTAGAAGTTTTGAGGGTGCTGTCAGATGTTTTAAGAGGGTTTATTCATGGTATTAGGTATATTTTAATGTAAAATGGGGTCGAAAGTTTTAAGGGTCCTGGAAAGTTTTAAGGGGGTCATAAAAAGTTTTAGGGGTCGTAAAAGTTTTAGGGGTCTAAAAAAGTTTTAGGGGGGTCTAAAAAGTTTTTGGGAGGTCATAAAAGTTTTAGGGGGGTAAAAGTTTAGGGGGCTAAAAACGTTTTAAGGGGGTCGTAAAAAGTTTTTGGAGGGTATTGGGAGCACAAAATCGTAGGTGGCAGCTAGAGAAAGAACCGGCTATTTTTGAAATGAAGTCTATTTCTACAATACGAGCCGGTGGTGTCAGTCAAACCGCCGACCCTATACCCAAATAGGGGGCATGCTGACCAGTTTTACCTTCTATTTTTAAAGAAATGATTTAAAGAACCCTAAACCAGCATCTAAATCGCCCAAATAGATAGATTTAAATATTTGTTTGACCCGGCAAAAGAGAAACCCATTAGTCTGTTTCACTTTTCCAATTCACAATGCAGCAGGGTGGTGCCGCCAATATAGGCTTTTGTGCTGATTAGCTTTAGTTTTTGGCGATGATTAGCAAATCAAAATCCGCATGCCTTTATTGATTAATATCGGATTGACGAAAAGGTAAAACTCATCAATATGCCCCTTGTGATGAGTGAGGACACCATTTGGGCACCTCCATACACCAAAATATCTTTGCGCCCCGGTTTTTTAGGTTTGTCACAGTGGTGTTCAGGTCTTCGTTGGCCAGACTGACATTTTTTCCAAATGGTTCTTTAATGTATTGCTGAAAAGGATTTTCCGGAGGTTTACCA
The sequence above is a segment of the Cytophagaceae bacterium genome. Coding sequences within it:
- a CDS encoding phage integrase N-terminal SAM-like domain-containing protein codes for the protein MELRYSESTYKTYRLAFEEFVNFYSELCLESITQEQITEYLRYLVNDRKISISMQNTTINAIKFYYEKVLGGKRTFYHLDRPRTEKTLPEVMSEQQVADLLNSIDNLKHKGHSYDDLFGRTKNK